The sequence below is a genomic window from Acanthochromis polyacanthus isolate Apoly-LR-REF ecotype Palm Island chromosome 14, KAUST_Apoly_ChrSc, whole genome shotgun sequence.
aaaaataatttattctaAGAAGCTGGGTTCAGAGaatttggatgttttttatTCAAAACCACTTAAACCAATGGTGATTTGCTCAGTGATCAATCGATTAATCATTGAACTGTCAACTATTAAGCAAATAGACATTGGCTAAAGtggttttaaatgtaaaagacGAAAATATTGGAAATActggaaaatattcacattttaagaGCTGGAATCACAGaattcagactgtttttcatgaaaaaaacactcaaactaaTGGTGACTTGTATAAAAGTTGACATCTAAATGAGTCCTTGATTGATCGTTGCAGCTTTAGTGGATTtgaacaaaccaaaacaagaagaaatggATTCATAGCTTGACAGAACTCCTTGAAGAACAAATATTTAAACGtatgaagctggaatcagagactttaaacatttttttcttgtagaaATGATGAAACTAATGTCAGAATAGTTGCAGAATAATGTAAAAGTTGACAACTAATCCATTGATGGTTGCAGCTCATGAAGAATTTCAAAACAGACACTTTGAAGTTCTTCATCTTGTGCCAACTAGAGATGCATCGATGCAACAAAGCTCTGTTCGAAATTTTCCAGTTAATCTGCCTTATGCAGTTGCATAACTTCTTGCTTTTAACATGAGCAGGGTTACAGGTGCTGGAGGTGAACGAGGGCGTTCAGAGGTGAACCTGGTGTCATACTTCCTCTGATATTTACAACCGATATGCTCTGTTTTCCCTTTCCCTGCCAGCAGAACTCGCAGCTCGCTGGTGATAATTATCCTGCAGGTCTGCATTGAATCAGACGCTTCCTTTGTAAAGGTCGGCAGACGGTGTCACCTGATGCTGCTGAGATCCGCCGcagagcaacaaaaacagcacaataaCCGACCGCAGGGCGATGGTGACGAGTGAACCTGATCCAGGCCTGACCTGAGGTAATCCGTCCGGAGATGATCCTTCCTCcgctgctcctcctgctgccgTCGCTGCTCCAGACGCTCGGCctgcagcacaaaacacaccaaaCGTTTCCACACATGCATGACTGACGGTGAGCTCATGACCAGTGGAAGGAATGATGCTGCTCAGGAAACCGTGAAAGATCTCAGGCTGTGCATCCCAGTAGGGCTGCAAGAAATACAAGATTCACCAACTCAAGCTTTTGATTTGCTCCGATTTAAGGAGTTTTTAGGTTTGGTTGACCTGCAGGATCCACATTTTGAATCAAGAAATAAGAGAGAAActcttaaagatgcaaaaataaagcagtttCATAGAAATATTAGACTTATTGACCGTTTAATTCAGCAGCATAAAGCTCTGGAAAGCCAATCCAAAGCGAAAACAACTATTTAAGAAGAATTTCAGTATTACACCACATTAAGGAGGTTCCAATCatctttttttcagctttttaaagatatttttttgacatttttggtgctAATTATTTTTTGCTACAACTTCTTTTGCTGCTTGACACaaaagaaatcacaaatgtACAAGAGAAATCTGTTTAACAGAACATCATTTCCTCTAATTTAAGGAGTTTTTACGTTTGTTGACCTGCAGGTTTCACATGTGTGCagtaaaatgatcagaaaacagaagagaaactCCACAAGTTGCAAAAATTAACCATTTGCATGGAAATATTCAACTAAAAAACTACACAATGGATTTATTTAACCAATTAATTCCACACCATAATGCTCTGCAAAgccaatctgaagaaaaaataactatttAGGAAGAATTTGTCACTGTTAGGCCACATAAAAGTGATTTCTACACTgcttttgggaaatttttgatgCTGATTAACTTTttgctatgacttttttttttgcaaaagaaaTGACTGATCTACAAGAGTAGCTTCTCTGGACATCATTTAGcccaatttaaattttatttaaaaatcacaaagtttgTTGGTCAAGAAATAAGAGGGAAACTCTACAAGttgcagaataaaaacagtTATATGAAAATATCTGGTTCAAAAAGGACGATGTCGACCAAAAAACAGCATAGTTGATTAATTTGACCGTTTAATTCAGCACCTCAAACTTCTATAAAGCCaatccaaagcaaaaaaataactatttaGGAAGCCTTTGtcagtgttttccaacataaGAAAGGTTCCAAAGTGACtttttgtttgtcagtttttgcaagatatttttttggtgctaGTTTTTATGACAACTCCTTTCGAGctgcctgatgaagaggaaaacCTGCACGACGAATCTACAAGAGAACTCTGTCTGGTAGAATGTCACTGATTAAAATTTAAGGTTTCTTGGAGGtattttttagactttcttGAAAAGACActgagtttgttgacatgcaggttttttaaatatttcttttttttttacatttaatttttgcTACAACTTTTTTGCCACTTGATGCAAACTAAAGAGTGAGTAACTTGTCTGGACATCATTCATTCTAATTTAAAGCTTCTTGAAGGTATTTtttcaactttatttaaaaaaagaaaagtttgttGACCTAAAAGTTCCAAAAAGAAGCCAGTTGCATGGACATATTTTGGTTACAGAAAGTACgatgttgaccaaaaacagcaccacaaagctctgcaACAGCAAATCGGAACGCCatccaaagcaaaaacaaccaTTTAGGAGGCATTATCAGTGTTACGCCACATGAAAGAggttttaaaagattttttttttttaaattggtgcTAATTAACTTTTTGCTACAATTTTATTGGCTAAAGAAATGAGTGATCTACAAGAGCAGCTTGTCTGGACATCATTTAGTCcaattttaactttatttaaaagataCAAAGTTTGTTGACATGTAGGTTCCAGATGTGCACAGCAAAACGATAAACAAACTGGAGAGACACTCTGAAAGTTGATTGTTGATTATAGAAAGCTGAAAGTTGATTATAGAAAGGAAGATGTTGACTAAAAACAGCACAATCTGACTGTTTAAATCAGCATgtttaaatcaacataaaaaaggttccaaactgtttttttcttcagctttttaaaggtatatttttatttttggtggtAATTAACCCCTCTAAAAATGGCCTGGAGTGATtatttctttaaacatgaagttATTCAAGCAATTTGGTGAAAATGATCTGAGGTTTGTCTTCTAGAGAATCTATATTTACAGTTCAGTAACCAGAGTTTTCCTTCTTAAAAGcgaatattttcttattttctgtgcCACATGAGAAATGTTCCAAACTGCTTTTTCAAGCTTTTTAAAGATAGTTTTCTTATTACTAAAGCAGATCCTGTATCTCAGAAAATATCGTTTTTCCAGTGTTGTGCAGCTTAACGTCCCACACTGCATGATTATTATAGGCTCTAATGATTCCTGGAGAATATATTTCCAGGATCATGATGATGTTTTTCCTCACAGAGCCTCCCAAAGAGATTTTAGGCGACACCAAAGAATAATCACAGATAATAGTTTAGTTATTTAGGATGTCATTAACTGCAGcataatttacattttgtcaatcaaatggtcagaaatgtCAGGGAAATCCACAGATTTTTGTCAAATGAGGTCACACAGACTCATTCTGAGCAGGAAAACCCCGACTAATGCTCTCTAATTACAGTCATTAAGCTACTTGTGCTTGTCtgacatgaaaaacatgactGACATGATGGTTTCAATATAAAAGCGGCCTTGTTGTTGTGCCAAGAAGCAGTGACTTTTCAAGTTTTTAGTCTGTAAGTGCTGCAGCATCGTCCCAAACGTTATTTTGAAGAGTGTTTGTAAGATTTTGCAACAGTAAAATGTTGATGAGTCAAAAGCATCCAATTTTCCTCTGAATTCTCTTCGATTTCTTCGTGTTTTTTTGACCAGAAACAAGCCCCTTAGTGTCTGCATTTCATTTGATTTTCCAGATTACACTGTGGAACTGCATGGGATCCAAGAGGACAGGTAGAAGAAGTCAACTCATGTTATTCCTACATCACGTTTAAAACAACTGACATTGAGCCAAAGTGGTTTCAAATAGGGAAATACAaaaaactgtccacatttagtgcaaaaaaaaagcaagatcCAGAAAGTTTTGCTTTGATAGATTAAGTGCAGACAACCATGAAAAAATACTAATTCATTATTTGAGCatgtatgtaaaaaaaacatgtattgaATAAAACTGTGGTAAACACTTAATCAATGTGAATTAAACCAGATTCTGTTTAACATATGAGAGGATACATATAACCTATAGAGGGCGCTGTGGAAAATGCATACAGTTGCAAGAAACAGTATGTGAACCCTCTGGGATTACCTCTGCATAAATTGGTCATAAAATGTGTCCCGATCTTCATCTAACTTTGGTTGACGTTATTGTTGCCAAAGGAGGGTCAACCAGTTATTAAATCCAAAGGTTCACGTACTTTTTTTCCACCCTGCACTGTGAAGGTTTACATGTTGTGTCTAATAAAAACacgaaaacatttatttttttgtgcggTACTAGTTTGTCTATTGCTATAACTTATATGAAGATAAGAACATATTTTATTGACCAGTTTATACAGAAATCCAAGTAATTCCACAGTtttcacatactttttcttACAACTGTATATgccaaaaaaaagtttaaaaaaaaaaaaagctacaaataTGCAGTAAGGCCTGCTGGGAATAAGTGTTTTTCaataggtgaaaaaaaaaatccagaaaaaacaacaactacccctaaaaatatggaaaaaaacaaaacaaaacaaaaatatgtccaTGCCTGTGAGTGTTGGGTGGGTTTAGTTTCATTCGGTTTTTGGCTGCAGATATTTCCTGGATCTTTTTTTTCTCGCACCGTTAAGTGTTTACAGTAAAGCAGTTCCTCTCTAACCTTCCTAATAATTCCCTGAGTGGtgttttactgctgctgcttcgtGTTAAACTCAAACCAAACAGTGTTGGGATGCATTAATGAGCCACAGGCAGTAGGTTTCTGCCatgcagaagaagaagctgctgtAGGATCATCAAGTTCAATCCTTTGACCTTTAGAGGtcagcagtgaaacatctgCACTAATCAGCTGCAACTAGAACTACAACAGTCCATCTGACAGGAGCTgcaaaccatagactgtatataaagatggacgtagcatctggctaaaaaaaattgaagcccacTGGGAAGTGTCACAAACTTGCACTATCACGCCgtccccaattcatttttggaaaaaataaaacttgatagactgattttctacagctcaggatttttttcccattagttttcatggttaaaatgagagatcaggtggccgatcttaaaataaatcaatactgaattttaaataaattgttaaagttggcggagccagggggcgtggctatacttgattgacagtcccattgactggtcctgccccgagttgctctccggtccagcctgtttgatgacgctttttacgtcactggctccaaaaaatccaaaatggcgaccaggaaatgcaaaatccgggcttcattttctcggcgttgaaaccaacgggtgacgtcacggttagttcacgcctgctgCAAACCCTCAACATCTTTCACCTTCCTGCTAaactgtgggtcaaactgacccattttaaagtacaaaaataatttaaaaaaatgtttaaagtattttttctgCATGAAACTTCTTCTGCTTGGTTTAATAAGTGTAATcaacatataaaatgaaaatggctCATTACACATATTTGCACCTTGAACAGAAGATGTGTCTTGTGTTAATTTTTCAGctgcataaaaagaaaaaaaattctaaatgtaaaataaaatttttaaaaatcaatgccATGTAAAACTATCCTATTTTATATCTAAGTCTTTCTagtgtacattaaaaaaagttttaacatgcattttttttcatgaaaaacaagtgAGTTATCCTCATTGAACCAGGATCTGTGAGAGGTGAAGAACACCACTGAACTAAATACTGATAGAAATGTTTATTAATGGAGTTACAGTGAAATAGAAACAATGCTAACTGagatttttgcagtttctgccATTTATATACATGCCTGTTACaaccaccagtattggtgtgccgtttgTTTTGAGGTGGTGTTTTGTAGGGCCTTTGAGTGGGAAATGTGTGGgctcagctgtgtttgttgcagagtctttggaaccccagctgctggccatttcagctgatgacgcTGGAGctgacgacctgcactgcagTCTGGTTTTCCCCGCCCTTCGACCTTTCTGATTGGGCCATCCtccagctctcctcctccttggaccaaccagaggcagccaggcaccacacctgcaaGCTATATAGCTGCCACCATGCCATTTGTCTTGGTGGCTGGtactttgaccagtccaccctggtgcctctttgtgtgtggcactttgtttgtgtttcgGTCTGCAGGTACCGCAGACACTTCGGTTGGTAGATACTCCTGGTGGGTTCTGCTGACGCTTTGGGTTTCTGTTGGCAGCTGCTATCTTGGTGTGGAGCTTACTGATAGCGGAGACTGAGGCTCAAATTAGCAGCCTGCCACTTTAGTGAAGAAGCCACTCTGTCTTAGAGTCTTTGTGAACTGTGAAATCAATGagtgtgaggcaccagttttgtttagttcgtttgtacaccttttgtattagtttttgttcctggtggtgggtgttgcttctgtagttcggtttggctagggagtttagttgttttctttgtgtttagcttagttacaaactctgttagccttcgttatgttttattccgttctttgttttggcaacacccaccagttttgtgtgttgttgtcacttttatgttccttttgctactaagcaataaatcccttcacctaaaccaataccacctgtttttttgttgcatccagccagcccctagaggttggatcgtaacaatgccccaggtcaaactgacccagGAACATCATTGTTGTTCCTGAGAAATGAACCTAACAGGAGGGTTGATCAGGCGGTGTAACGTCGGCTGTAAAGGAAAACGCTGCTGACATCTGCAGGCTGAACGTGATTTTAATCCTCACTGACTGATTATAGGTTCATGAGAGGAGCATCTTCTTAGAACTGCCAAACAACACATAAgcagtctttcttttttctcccacTCTCATCTGTGAGTTCTTGTGTTTGGCTGCAGTGCATTTAATCACATCAGGGAGGATGTTTTCTTAATTTGAATTGTCTGTTTGCAGGTGTTATCTTTAGCTCTCGTTGTGGAAAACAAAGCTCAGTCTTCTATTATTCAGATCCAACACATCTGATCTGCTGTAAACACTGATCCAGAATtactttatacatttttttgcactgaTCTTTAGTCATTTAGCTCATAATTTTGGCACATCAACACTTCATATTGCATTTTCTGAGGCTGAATAATCCATCTTAAGTGTCAGTTTGCACATACATTGGTCATGTCTGAGCACATTCTGTAAATACGATTGTGATTAGGAGTAAAGGTTCAGAAAAATGTTCTTCTTTATGAAGAATATCTGATAGCTCTCCTTTAATTATACTACAAGGAATGTtgaattttattgtcatttctgactccTCACTGCTTCAGCTGAATCGGTCACAGCACAGGATGAGCTTTTTTTGACACTGCAGTTCAGAAAGTTGATgcatcaacaaaaaaaagttcagtgtttttttacACATTGGCTGCTTTATCATATcttagtgttttttaaaacttgagTGGTGCAGTGTGACCAATGTGCAGTCACAGATGAATGCAATTTCGAGAAAAGACTGTATCCAGGTAGTTTGTCTGAATTtactgactttccctgaaagtATCACATGAAGATTGTTGGTAGAAGCTAAAATGAGCTCATGTTCCATAAAAGCTTCACATTCAACTGTCCCACATTCCTGCAACTGGACCCAAGCAACCCTCCTGTATactttattactccaccaaggaggcggagttatgtgacgatcagcgtttttttgtttgtctgtttgcaacattactcaaaaacggactgacggatttggatgaaatcttcagggaaagtcagaaatgacacaagggccaAGTGATTAGTTTTTGGCactgatgcggcttatagtctggatccacggctttgttaaatatttctgtatcctTGCGAATTAGCATCACGGCGTCTTTTCACTAGCAGGCTAAAAAACAATTCTGGTTGTTTTAATCTTGCTCTCACCTTCTCTCTCTGCTCGTCCTTCATCttctgcagcttctcctcttcttcttgtctcttcTTTCTGTCcaactcttcctttttcagctggAAACGACATTCAGCATTAAAATTCTGCCACGACAAAAAGCACAAGGTGGCGCTCAAAGCTTCTCTGCACCACGTTCTTGATATTACATGACTTTTAACTGTatctaaagctgcatttttgttattgtgctaaatgtttttcacctttttctgcaGTTTGGAGCAGCGAAGATTCACCAGCTGCTTCTGTCTAGCTTCAGATTCACTCACATGACCTCCTGTATCGATCAACATGTCAGTCAGTGAAGATAATTAAGCAAAATTCAATTTGAttggctaaaaataaaaaataaaaataccgAGTCTCTCTGGATTCAGATGCACAGGAGGAGGTCTGTTTGCTTCTTTCCATCTCTGAAAcgcctcctcctctttttgagccactgtagagacaaaaaaaaatgttaatttagaGAAAATTTTAAACATGTATGAAGACGATATGAGCTCAGGTTGGATGTTGTAGTTACTTGTTTTTATCTGGCTTCGTCGAGCTTCATTTGGTTGGATGACGGTGTATCCTCCTGCACTGAAACACAGAGAACTTGTTGGTAAAAAGCTCTGACTTGTTATTATAATCAGATATGCCTGAGTATAATCTGACATTAAACTCTGCTGCATTTAAGGAAGCTCGTACGCCTGggttgaaaaaaatctgcctttaatgacattttcttgATGTTTTCACCATCAAAACAGCCACTAGAGCTGACATTAGCTGTGGATCTTGTGGATTTGAGGGGTTTCAATGTCTAGAGCTCTTGATCATGTTCCTCGAGTAGCTTTTGTGGTGTTGCAGTACAGAAAATTCATTTACTATAAAGGTGGAACAGTATGGACTTTTCAGAGCCATTATTTATCATCAAAGAGACCGGAAATCtaatgttttaaaataataCAGTTGAAAATCAATCGATATTGGTTTTTCTGGTGACCAAGGAAGACTGACACctgatgtgttttatttgaacaACATGTGACAATAGAAAGCATCttattctgaagaaagaaagagggttttttttcaagACAATGAACTGACATTTACTTAAAATCTGCTCATTTGGAGCTTTAAGTCATATAAACTGCTGTAGAGTTTACTGAAACAAATTGCACCATATTTTGTTGTTAGTAAAATTCAGTGTCTATCGGATGATTTGCTCAGAAGTTCACTTTCTTTTGCTGTAAATAGTCATTGTACTTATTATACACTACAGTATAGTGACTGGTTTAAAATAATGCTCATTTATAAACAATATGTATGCGAAAATAAAGGCAATTTCTATCTGCTCCTATTTTTTCTTCACtcaaaaaagtaataaaaaaggaaaaacattttagaaagtTCAATAAGAGTACCATTAAAGTACCGGATCAATAAGTAGTATCAGTGAGAGCAGTATTACGGTCAACACATTAACAATAAGAGTAGAAAAGAGCAAGAACAATAAAGGAATGTTTGGTCTGGGTGAAAACTTCAAGAAAATGCAGCATTGTTTAATTCTCGCATGCTGATGCGTTCAAGTAAAATTGGAATCAGGATAAAAAAATcaagaagctgctgtggatttaaaatgattattaatGTTGAtggatttctttattttttaaatatatagcCTAATTTTTTTGTAGACAATATTCaactatttttgtgtcttttgttttgatCTTGGTACAAAAGTATCCTCTTTTCTTCCAGACTTCACTACAGCATAGGGATTTACGAGGTACAGTGAAGGGAGCGTTTCTGTTTCCAAACCcatgaaatgaaactgaaagtgAAGTTATATAAACTTGCAGATAAACACAAATAATGGGtcagaaattaaaatataatacaaacggAGAACAAATCAGACATAATAGAGATTTATAAAGTTAATTCAGCCTTTTTGGTGGAACTTTAATAAGCAGCAGAGCCTGCTTTTCTcagatttcacatcattttagtGAAACTAGAGACTTACTATTGCGGTTgcctggttgctggttgtgtgtttctgctgtcagctgtagttttgtccacatttccagatgtttggtcGTTTCCGGACacatctgctgctgtctggTCAGAGTTCATGCTGGAGTtcagctgttttctgctgttataAGGATCCATTAGTTCAGCTGTGCAGGCTGCTTGCTGCTCTATTCTTAGTGCAGTTTTCTCTTCCAGGGATAGTGTAGTGACTCATCACATGTAATCATGCTTCCATGTACAGAAGAGAGGAGGGATCTAATGCAGCAGCTCCATCTGCTGAGAAAACAGGCAAAATGCACCCAATATAACCACTCAACCACACTGTCAACCAATCAGACACTAGATTTAACCAGAGACTGTTTATAAAGATATCttaatatacagtctatggatttCACCTGAAAAAGTAAGTAGAAGAACACACAATTACTTGATCTTATATTGAACGCTTAATGTCCTAGTTATGAGCTTTAATTAATTTTCATTGTGTGTTGAATGTAAAAATTATATCAAAGCACTTTATAaacttattttgaaaggaaggtGCTCTACAAATAGatgttatttattaattataatTACTCATGGCAGCACACAGCACAACGTTCAGTAAATTTTCAACAAGATAAGCTGCAAATAACGCAAATGTTCagaaacatcaataaaaatcactttattttggcCACCAGCTGCTCaaagcaataataaaaaattaaaattattcaGTGTTTACTAGGAGCAAAATATTGCAATTTTAAAATAGATTGAGTATTTCTCAGTTTATTATtgctacactcaacaaaaatataaacgcaacacttttgtttttgctcccattttttatgagataatctcaaagatctaaaactttttccacatacacaatatcaccatttctctcaaatattgttcacaaatctgtctaaatctgtgatagtgagcacttctcctttgctgagataatccatcccacctcacaggtgtgccatatcaagatgctgattagacaccatgattagtgcacaggtgtgccttagactgcccacaataaaaggacactcagaaaggtgcagttttatcacacagcacaatgccacagatgtggcaagatttgagggagcgtgcaattggcatgctgacagcaggaatgtcaaccagagctgttgctcgtgtattgaatgttcatttctctaccataagccgtctccaaaggcgtttcagagaatttggcagtacatccaaccagcctcacaaccgcagaccacgtgtaaccacaccagcccaggacctccaaaTCCagcacct
It includes:
- the epsti1 gene encoding epithelial-stromal interaction protein 1; the encoded protein is MDPYNSRKQLNSSMNSDQTAADVSGNDQTSGNVDKTTADSRNTQPATRQPQYAGGYTVIQPNEARRSQIKTMAQKEEEAFQRWKEANRPPPVHLNPERLGGHVSESEARQKQLVNLRCSKLQKKLKKEELDRKKRQEEEEKLQKMKDEQREKAERLEQRRQQEEQRRKDHLRTDYLRSQEAFLQRFERRDVAASSSAAHTSSRGEDVESKQRAKESKRNEREMQLEHQRVNSDFLDKLEGRARGSETKKEAERPYVATEDFKPETTTGHVQLPHLKPEPSWTEEAEPEPDFDWALIKLTNRFPDCSKDFLEDILQQCNGNYEEALTLLICSLS